In a single window of the Salmo trutta chromosome 23, fSalTru1.1, whole genome shotgun sequence genome:
- the LOC115159265 gene encoding rabphilin-3A isoform X1 — MHRHSGGHGGGGPQEVELTDEEKEIINSVLARAETMEAMEQERIGRFATRLDSMKKTACGDGQSRCLLCGETFGQQGVNSVLCSHCKKHMCSKCGIQNNSRPSCPVWVCRICSEHKEMLKRSGAWFFKGQPQQVLPAPLPISRPRGTGRESPRTLNPTHHQPSTQPYARTQTQPSYQPDAGAQDCTEQQEQQDNCCSNTENQEPTDEPPYSSSEQQDPAGYSSAQTLGGVAVQEEVVKSQSKFGSRPPTARGRESTPAPADTVTPQAPAPEESRHPHQREDRAPTLVGEEKPTPAPKPTLAARPAPAPVEDDDNEYDSDESTTLGLLEFTLHYEQESNALHCNIVKAKGLKPMDSNGLADPYVKLHLLPGASKSNKLRTKTLKGTLNPVWNETLVYHGITDDDMQRKTLRLSVSDMDKFGHNEFIGETRVALKKLKANQKKNYSVCLERVVQVKKAGTGGSARGMALYEEEVKEDEAEERGRILVSLTYSTQQGRLIVGVVRCAHLAAMDSNGYSDPFVKIFLKPDMGKKAKNKTQIKKKTLNPEFNEEFSYEIKHGELAKKSLDISVWDYDMGTSNDFIGGCQLGITAKGECLKHWYECLKNKDKKIERWHVLLDDNTVKDTDD; from the exons ATGCACCGGCACAGTGGAGGCCATGGAGGAGGAGGTCCTCAGGAGGTGGAGCTAACAGACGAAGAGAAGGAGATCATCAACAGTGTTCTGGCTCGGGCTGAGACCATGGAGGCCATGGAGCAGGAGAGGATCGg GCGTTTTGCCACTAGGTTGGACAGTATGAAGAAGACAGCATGTGGAGATGGTCAGTCTCGCTGTCTGCTGTGTGGAGAGACGTTTGGCCAGCAGGGAGTCAACTCCGTACTCTGTTCCCACTGCAAGAAG CATATGTGCAGTAAGTGTGGGATTCAGAACAACAGCCGGCCGTCATGTCCTGTGTGGGTCTGTAGGATCTGCAGCGAACAcaaagag ATGTTGAAGCGTTCTGGAGCGTGGTTCTTTAAGGGCCAACCCCAGCAGGTCCTCCCTGCTCCCCTGCCCATCTCCAGGCCCAGAGGGACGGGTAGAGAGAGCCCCCGTACCCTGAACCCTACCCATCACCAGCCCAGTACCCAGCCCTATGCCCGAACCCAGACCCAGCCCAGCTACCAGCCAGACGCTGGTGCCCAGGACTGCACAGAGCAGCAGGAGCAGCAGGATAACTGCTGCTCCAACACAGAGAACCAAG AGCCCACTGATGAGCCCCCGTACTCCAGCTCAGAGCAACAGGACCCAGCGGGGTATAGCTCTGCTCAGACACTAGGGGGCGTTGCTGTGCAGGAAGAGGTGGTGAAGAGCCAGTCTAAGTTCGGCTCCAGACCTCCCAcagccagggggagagagagcacacCAGCTCCAGCTGACACAGTCACACCACAGG CCCCTGCACCAGAGGAGAGCAGACACCCTCACCAGAGGGAGGATAGAGCCCCAACTCTAGTCGGGGAGGAGAAACCCACTCCTGCCCCCAAACCCACCCTGGCAGCACGCCCAGCCCCCGCTCCTGTTGAGGACGACGACAACGAATATGACTCTGATGAATCCA CCACCCTGGGGTTACTGGAGTTCACTCTGCATTATGAACAGGAGAGCAACGCGCTGCACTGCAACATAGTCAAAGCCAAg ggcctaAAGCCGATGGACTCTAATGGACTAGCAGACCCCTACGTCAAGCTGCACCTCTTACCTGGAGCCAGTAAG TCTAACAAGCTGCGTACTAAGACACTGAAGGGCACTCTGAACCCAGTGTGGAATGAGACTCTGGTGTACCATGGCATCACTGACGACGACATGCAGCGCAAAACACTACG GCTGTCAGTGAGTGATATGGACAAGTTTGGGCACAATGAGTTCATCGGAGAGACGCGTGTTGCTCTGAAGAAACTCAAAGCCAACCAGAAGAAGAACTACAGTGTGTGTCTGGAGAGGGTGGTCCAG GTGAAGAAGGCAGGAACAGGAGGCTCAGCCCGGGGCATGGCTCTCTACGAGGAGGAG gTAAAGGAGGATGAAGCAGAGGAGAGGGGTCGTATCCTGGTCTCTCTAACCTACAGCACCCAGCAGGGTCGTCTGATCGTGGGAGTGGTGCGATGTGCTCACCTGGCAGCTATGGACTCTAATGGATACTCAGACCCCTTTGTCAAGAT CTTCCTGAAACCAGACATGGGGAAGAAAGCCAAGAACAAGACTCAGATCAAAAAGAAGACGCTGAACCCAGAGTTCAACGAG GAGTTCAGCTATGAGATCAAACATGGTGAGCTGGCCAAGAAGAGCCTGGACATCTCAGTCTGGGACTATGACATGGGAACATCCAATGATTTCATTG GAGGGTGCCAGCTGGGCATCACAGCCAAGGGGGAATGTCTGAAGCACTGGTACGAATGTCTCAAGAACAAAGACAAGAAGATCGAGCGCTGGCACGTCCTCCTAGATGACAACACCGTTAAAGACACGGACGACTAA
- the LOC115159265 gene encoding rabphilin-3A isoform X2, whose translation MHRHSGGHGGGGPQEVELTDEEKEIINSVLARAETMEAMEQERIGRFATRLDSMKKTACGDGQSRCLLCGETFGQQGVNSVLCSHCKKMLKRSGAWFFKGQPQQVLPAPLPISRPRGTGRESPRTLNPTHHQPSTQPYARTQTQPSYQPDAGAQDCTEQQEQQDNCCSNTENQEPTDEPPYSSSEQQDPAGYSSAQTLGGVAVQEEVVKSQSKFGSRPPTARGRESTPAPADTVTPQAPAPEESRHPHQREDRAPTLVGEEKPTPAPKPTLAARPAPAPVEDDDNEYDSDESTTLGLLEFTLHYEQESNALHCNIVKAKGLKPMDSNGLADPYVKLHLLPGASKSNKLRTKTLKGTLNPVWNETLVYHGITDDDMQRKTLRLSVSDMDKFGHNEFIGETRVALKKLKANQKKNYSVCLERVVQVKKAGTGGSARGMALYEEEVKEDEAEERGRILVSLTYSTQQGRLIVGVVRCAHLAAMDSNGYSDPFVKIFLKPDMGKKAKNKTQIKKKTLNPEFNEEFSYEIKHGELAKKSLDISVWDYDMGTSNDFIGGCQLGITAKGECLKHWYECLKNKDKKIERWHVLLDDNTVKDTDD comes from the exons ATGCACCGGCACAGTGGAGGCCATGGAGGAGGAGGTCCTCAGGAGGTGGAGCTAACAGACGAAGAGAAGGAGATCATCAACAGTGTTCTGGCTCGGGCTGAGACCATGGAGGCCATGGAGCAGGAGAGGATCGg GCGTTTTGCCACTAGGTTGGACAGTATGAAGAAGACAGCATGTGGAGATGGTCAGTCTCGCTGTCTGCTGTGTGGAGAGACGTTTGGCCAGCAGGGAGTCAACTCCGTACTCTGTTCCCACTGCAAGAAG ATGTTGAAGCGTTCTGGAGCGTGGTTCTTTAAGGGCCAACCCCAGCAGGTCCTCCCTGCTCCCCTGCCCATCTCCAGGCCCAGAGGGACGGGTAGAGAGAGCCCCCGTACCCTGAACCCTACCCATCACCAGCCCAGTACCCAGCCCTATGCCCGAACCCAGACCCAGCCCAGCTACCAGCCAGACGCTGGTGCCCAGGACTGCACAGAGCAGCAGGAGCAGCAGGATAACTGCTGCTCCAACACAGAGAACCAAG AGCCCACTGATGAGCCCCCGTACTCCAGCTCAGAGCAACAGGACCCAGCGGGGTATAGCTCTGCTCAGACACTAGGGGGCGTTGCTGTGCAGGAAGAGGTGGTGAAGAGCCAGTCTAAGTTCGGCTCCAGACCTCCCAcagccagggggagagagagcacacCAGCTCCAGCTGACACAGTCACACCACAGG CCCCTGCACCAGAGGAGAGCAGACACCCTCACCAGAGGGAGGATAGAGCCCCAACTCTAGTCGGGGAGGAGAAACCCACTCCTGCCCCCAAACCCACCCTGGCAGCACGCCCAGCCCCCGCTCCTGTTGAGGACGACGACAACGAATATGACTCTGATGAATCCA CCACCCTGGGGTTACTGGAGTTCACTCTGCATTATGAACAGGAGAGCAACGCGCTGCACTGCAACATAGTCAAAGCCAAg ggcctaAAGCCGATGGACTCTAATGGACTAGCAGACCCCTACGTCAAGCTGCACCTCTTACCTGGAGCCAGTAAG TCTAACAAGCTGCGTACTAAGACACTGAAGGGCACTCTGAACCCAGTGTGGAATGAGACTCTGGTGTACCATGGCATCACTGACGACGACATGCAGCGCAAAACACTACG GCTGTCAGTGAGTGATATGGACAAGTTTGGGCACAATGAGTTCATCGGAGAGACGCGTGTTGCTCTGAAGAAACTCAAAGCCAACCAGAAGAAGAACTACAGTGTGTGTCTGGAGAGGGTGGTCCAG GTGAAGAAGGCAGGAACAGGAGGCTCAGCCCGGGGCATGGCTCTCTACGAGGAGGAG gTAAAGGAGGATGAAGCAGAGGAGAGGGGTCGTATCCTGGTCTCTCTAACCTACAGCACCCAGCAGGGTCGTCTGATCGTGGGAGTGGTGCGATGTGCTCACCTGGCAGCTATGGACTCTAATGGATACTCAGACCCCTTTGTCAAGAT CTTCCTGAAACCAGACATGGGGAAGAAAGCCAAGAACAAGACTCAGATCAAAAAGAAGACGCTGAACCCAGAGTTCAACGAG GAGTTCAGCTATGAGATCAAACATGGTGAGCTGGCCAAGAAGAGCCTGGACATCTCAGTCTGGGACTATGACATGGGAACATCCAATGATTTCATTG GAGGGTGCCAGCTGGGCATCACAGCCAAGGGGGAATGTCTGAAGCACTGGTACGAATGTCTCAAGAACAAAGACAAGAAGATCGAGCGCTGGCACGTCCTCCTAGATGACAACACCGTTAAAGACACGGACGACTAA